GAGGGCAATATTGCAAGACTGATGTTATCTTTTCCATCAGCTGTGCAAGTTGCTACTTTTATTTGACCAAATACAAAGAGTTCCATTTGTTTTATGCATAGTGCCTTGCTTGCTGTTCTGAATTCCAAAATGAATGGATGAATTTAATATTTTCTACTAGCATAGCAGGTAAAAGCAAGGATTTAACTGGGTATTCAGGTATGTCTTTCAAAAGAAACATAATTGTTTAGCCCTTGtgtatatttatttatcaactatattcttactacaaGTGTTGCTATTGACGGGCATCAGCTTTGCTTTGAATGCTGATATTCACTAGCTGTATAATGGTGAGGTCATTAACAAAGGGTCAACAACAGGAAATAATGATAAACATCACTGAAACATTTTAATTCAAATATAGAGAAACATTCAACGTATTGATAAATAATGATAATACAAAACAATCTATGGAGTTTCAGCATGAACAAGGCAATGGTGGCTGCTAAaggcaaacataaacaaaatcaCTGGAATAGCAGATGGGCTATAGAAATAACCGTGAATTTTGATATTCATATGCAGTAAACACAGTTACAGTCTCATATTGTTACGGTGATAATGAGAGACAAAggaacatgacacacacacactcacacatcaaaTAACATCATTCTGGAGATTTCTTCTACCAGGAACTAGTGTAGTTCCTCACCATTTTCATTTCCTGTCGTTGGACCTAGAACGACTACATAAGAAAAAGGTTATTAGCATCACCAGATGGGGGGACTATAGTAACATTCTATTCCAAACAGGCAAAGGGCAAAAAGACAGCATGGCAATGATGGAAATTGTGCTGTGCTGCTTTAACATCTGCTTAATGGCATCAGGTAGAGCCCAGGATTTGCTCCAGAAGAAGGGAAAAAGTGGTATCCACTAGACATAGCATGGCTAAGTAGGGGCAACCCCTATTCTTGTATCCAATGACATTTTTGGAATAtttgttacattttatttatttaaatttaaatagcgGAGCCACTTGTGTAGGTATGTGGGATATTGTTTGCAATCAGGGGTGCAAGACAAATTCTAAAAGGACAGCGGTGATGCATGAAAGCATGGTGGCTAATCAAAAGCACTGCTACAGGAACATGATTAAAACAGAAGTAGGGGCAGATTCTCTGAAATGTACCACTAAGAGGAACTTACAAAACCAAGAAGTGCTTAATAGTTTACACCATGCCAGTCGCcatttcaaaacaaaaaatggtcCCCGTCTTTCGACATTCTTAAACTCACATTGTTGCTCTACTCACCTCTTTGACCTTGAAAAGGACCTTGAAGGCTTGTGGTTCCCATCACGAGAGAGCGacctctcctgtctcctgtctCTGGACAGAGACctgtgaataaaaacaaaatgaataaacacataaacacctcAGTGCACATTACAACCCTGGTGTGACCCTGAATTAACCCTTAAATTACCGTTCCTCAAaaccacagaaaaaaaaaaaaagaaaaaaaaaaaacttattttGCAATACAGGTTTCTTTAATGCttaccataatttcccaactattagccaagGTTTAACTTATACATGGATTTTGCAAAAAAtttttcagctatgaggttaatacacagggacagttaatatggtattaatatggctttgttttttaacttgcataaaaacACTGTTCTGAGGTTTATACACattgtggctaatacacagtaAATTACTGTAATTGCTTATAGGCAGAGGCTGAAATGTGGGCAGCCTGTGATTGGTGTCATTCCATTGTAAAGTTTTTGTGCAAGTGGACAAGCTCACCTGCTGCGGCTTCGACTGaagctcctcctcctcggtGATCTAAATGaagggtgaggcagagagagaaatgttacAAGAAAATGTCTTATTGTATTGCCCAACTTAAGCATACCACTCAGGTCTCTGCTACCTGTGGGAGGAAAGTTGCTCCCTGAAACAATGACAGAAGGGAGACCAAATGAGGCCCCATTATGTGACTGGACTTTGGGATTTTACTCCCTTGTTTGGCCCTTTGCTTATGCAACACAACACTGAAGATGATGGGTATATATCGCATGACTAATTATAAAAGTTCAGTGTTGGGTGAGACAGATCAAGTCCAAACAGGAGTTGAGGGGTATTGAATTTACCTCTTCAAACCCAGATTGTGCACACATCCAGCTACTTCACAAACAGAGCAAATTTGTCAAGACTGGGGAGGGGATTCTAATTAATATGGAAACGCTaaggtatatatttttttccaatCTGTAATATTATATAAGTGGCTATAAAAAGTAGAACAAAAATGTGTGGTAGTGTATAAAAACCAACTTACTAGTTTCTCAACAAGCTACAGAGGATATGATGCACGGAAGCCAGTTTGACCATCAGACGGGTAGAATTTGCAGGCAGAATTTGCCAGATGGTTGTTACTGTGGTTGGTGTAGCTGTTAACTTTGTCGACTGATATGGTTGGCTGAAGAGGTACATTTtgagctctgattggttagCTGTGGACAGCTGCTGGTTGGCTGTGATGAAGGCATGTGGGGAAGCTACAACGCTGCTGACTGGCTGTGgttgtaggaggaggaggaggaggaggaggaggaagaggctgaGAGTGGCATGCTCAGGAACCGATGGCGGTTTTTGTTTTGGGCCATGCGTGGGTCATGTGAGCTGATTGGGGCGCGGCGGGCGGTCAGCGGCCACATGATGGAGTAAGGAGACTAGTTGACAGACTCAGAGGGTGAAGAGGCATGGTGATGTCTCTGTAAGGGGGGGGGTCATCTTCattaatatatatgtataaatgtaatattAATAAAAATACAGAGCCGAAGCAAAAACACAAGCAGCaccaaaaacacaacacagacaaatAATAAGCCAGTGTCTGCTGCACTTAGTTTCACATCTTCAAGTACTGGCTTATCTTAAGAAATTAACTTGATTATTGGAAATACCTTGCAGTCCAGGCAGCTCAGTGGGTCAGAGACGGCAATGTATGATACTTCCTTGGTCACACTAACACAATGTGGACGGCTCAAGAAGCAGGTTTACTAGTGATCGAGCTAACTTTGCAAGATAGTGAGGATGCATGGGTGGTGTCTCCTACAGGCCTATCTGCCTTATCAATGAGCATGTGTGTCGCATCTCTAATCAAGTTAGCTAAACTTAGTCAACCAGCTTAGGGAAATATCCCTACCGACACCCACCCTTCCCCTCCAGGACTGAGCTGATTGGAATGAGCCTGTGTACAGGTCACTGAGACGGGCCTTGTttggtggggagggggaggggactgCAGAGACCTATCTTTAGGTGGAGGCTGAGAGGCATTACCGGCGTCTAGGGGGTGGACTGCGTCGCCTGTAGTCGTCGCGTGGGCGGCGGCTCCATGATGGGGGTGGTCCTCTATTCCTGGAGCGTTTCTCTCCAGTGGACAGCTCTACTCTCACACGACACCCACACAGTGTTCTAGACAACAGCACAAAAAGGACTAGCACAACTGCAAGTAGTATCGTTCTAAGAATTTCAGAATGACTCCTAACTCATTAAAACCAATCAAATGTCAAATTCACCACCAACACATTAGTTCAGGCAGGACTGCTTTTGTCTCCTACTTTCATGAATGTTACCTTCCATCCAGTTCTCTCACAGCGTCTGTGGCATCTCTCGGGTCCTCAAATTCAACAAAGGCAAAGCCTGGAGGATTTCTCGCCACCCAAACACTACGGAGGGGGCCGTAGTAGCCAAAGGCTCTCTCCAGTTCTGTCTTATTGCCGTTGTTCCCAAGATTGCCCACATACACCTTGCAATCAAGTGGACAATCTCTGTGCATTGTGGGATCTACGCGAAACCCAAATGAAAGCTGAATTAAGTACGCTAAATTTGAGATAAAACAATCACATCTTAATCGTCTTAACTGCTGGTGCAGTTATGTGCTGATCAGTGTAGGATACATTTCACACTAACTACATTCGTTTAGTTAGAGACAAAGGCACATGCATTGGCCCGGCGGTAACAAAACACTGTACTTTTTAAACAGATCACATACTTACCTCCCATTATTGTTCAGTCAACTGTAATAGATGGATGCACAAATTGTGATTATCTGAAGAAAACAAAACCACGATATTTGACTATTTTCTCGCCAATCCTAAAGGCACTTGCAGGAACTCAGATTGACAAAAACAGTTCAACTTTCACACGAGGAGAAAACAAGTACCGTGCATTCAGATTGTAAACCTTCATTTCCGATGAAAATACCACTAAGAGTGAAATGAAATGACTTACATAGATCTGCATGTTGTAGAGTAACGAGTTTATTTAGGCAACAATCGCTGGGTGCTGTTTACAGCGTAGGCTACTTCTACTTTTCGCTTTATCAATCTTGCAGACGCAAACGTATCGACCTTTTGCAAACATAACAAATTAGGCCTGACACGTCCTCTAGTAGTGTAACGTTATCTAGGATAGCTTTGCTAACATTCGCTATCTAACCTTTACTGTTAGATCTAGTTAGCTTAACGATAAAAATCAACCCTAATAGCTCGAGGTCCTGTTATTCTAACTGTGTCACTGTAGAAGATTATCCCGAAAAATATCACTTACCGCAAAAGTTAATTCACTTCTGCAAGCCCTGATGCAGGCTGCCTTCAAAtagattcttcttcttcttcttgtttttATGGCGGTCTGGTTGCATTACCGCCACCTTCTGAAATGGAGTGTGGGTCTGAATAATATATTTCCCTACACTTAAATTATCTTTATTAAACCAGTTCttctaaaaaaaggaaaagaaaaacccAAAACAAAAATCTCCAGAATTCCTTTGCAAAATATCTCTTACTATCAAAGGTATCAAAGGTACATCTTTTAGCTGCTGGATTAACAACCATAGATACAATATGGTGTATCTTTCATAGTGAAACGATGTAGGCTACGAATGGTTACAGCGCCATCAAGAGGGAAGGAGTTGTAAGGATTTATGTGATTTTATTTGCTACAGCTTGGCAAATGCAAGCAAGGCATGGCAAGACAAGTAGCCTAtaacacatttcacatttcCTACACAAAGTCAGTCCAGTGTGCTTTAGGCCTACATAAATAAAATGCATCAGATCAGAAATAAAAACATAGATAGATAATAGAAAAAACATAGAAGATAAtagaaaaatatataatttaaaagtaaagtATAGCATAGGCCTAAAATCTAATAGTCTAATAAAAGACAGAGTAAAATATATGAAAACATTGTGAATGGTATGTCCTATGTTTCGTTAGCTTGGCTGGATGTATGGatgggtgtatgtatgtttgaagGGATGTATGAATGAAGGCCTATATGTAGGTCACAAAAAATGGCAGGTAGGCTAAATTACATTTGACCACATCTCCAACCTAGTTTAAGGATATCAACCTTTAGACTATTCATAAGCATGGAAAAC
Above is a genomic segment from Alosa sapidissima isolate fAloSap1 chromosome 4, fAloSap1.pri, whole genome shotgun sequence containing:
- the srsf3a gene encoding serine/arginine-rich splicing factor 3a, which encodes MGDPTMHRDCPLDCKVYVGNLGNNGNKTELERAFGYYGPLRSVWVARNPPGFAFVEFEDPRDATDAVRELDGRTLCGCRVRVELSTGEKRSRNRGPPPSWSRRPRDDYRRRSPPPRRRSPRRRSFSRSRSRSLSRDRRQERSLSRDGNHKPSRSFSRSKSRSRSNDRK